A stretch of the Rhizobium sullae genome encodes the following:
- a CDS encoding fumarylacetoacetate hydrolase family protein, translating to MKLATLKDATRDGRLVVVSKDLSRCSEVHHIARTLQAALDDWAHIAPRLAAVAEGLETGAQPSMRFHEHDAASPLPRAYQWADGSAYVNHVELVRRARKAEMPDTFWTEPLMYQGGSDSFLGPRDPILAADISYGIDMEAEIAVIVDDVPMGAAIDEARSAIRLLMLVNDISLRGLIPSELAKGFGFFQSKPSSTFSPVAVTPDEVGDAWDGGKLHLPLIVDLNGKPFGRANAGIDMTFNFGELIVHAAKTRPLSAGTIIGSGTVSNKLDGGPGKPISQGGAGYSCIAEIRMIETIETGAAATPFMRFGDTVRIEMKDADGHSIFGAIEQTVAKYEKQ from the coding sequence ATGAAACTCGCCACGCTCAAAGACGCCACCCGTGACGGCCGCCTGGTGGTCGTTTCCAAGGACCTCAGCCGGTGCTCCGAAGTCCACCATATCGCCCGGACGCTGCAGGCTGCCCTCGACGACTGGGCTCACATCGCACCACGTCTTGCCGCCGTTGCGGAGGGTCTGGAAACCGGCGCGCAGCCATCCATGCGGTTTCACGAGCACGACGCCGCATCGCCGCTGCCGCGCGCCTATCAATGGGCGGATGGTTCGGCCTACGTCAACCACGTCGAACTGGTCCGCAGGGCACGCAAAGCCGAGATGCCAGACACCTTCTGGACCGAGCCATTGATGTATCAGGGCGGTTCCGACAGCTTTCTTGGGCCGCGCGACCCCATCCTGGCGGCGGACATATCCTATGGCATCGATATGGAGGCCGAGATCGCCGTCATCGTCGATGACGTGCCAATGGGCGCCGCGATCGACGAAGCGCGTAGCGCTATCCGGCTCTTAATGCTCGTCAACGATATTTCCCTGCGAGGGCTGATCCCGTCGGAACTCGCAAAGGGCTTCGGTTTCTTTCAGTCGAAGCCCTCCTCGACATTCTCGCCGGTTGCGGTAACGCCCGATGAGGTTGGCGACGCCTGGGACGGCGGCAAACTGCACCTGCCGCTCATTGTCGACCTTAACGGCAAACCCTTCGGGCGCGCCAATGCCGGCATCGACATGACGTTTAATTTCGGTGAGCTCATCGTCCATGCCGCCAAGACCCGGCCGCTTTCCGCCGGCACCATCATCGGCTCGGGGACCGTCTCCAACAAGCTGGACGGCGGGCCGGGCAAGCCGATTTCCCAAGGCGGCGCCGGCTATTCCTGCATCGCCGAAATCCGGATGATCGAAACGATCGAGACCGGCGCTGCCGCAACACCCTTCATGAGGTTCGGTGATACTGTCCGCATCGAGATGAAGGATGCGGACGGGCACTCGATCTTTGGAGCAATCGAGCAGACCGTTGCTAAATACGAAAAGCAGTGA
- a CDS encoding MarR family winged helix-turn-helix transcriptional regulator, which yields MDTGQFDLEQFLPFRLNRAAEFIALRFAAAYKAKYGLTRPEWRTLAALGSSGRMTAKEVGVHSTMHKTKVSRAVFSLEKRRWLKRAQHEDDRRVEHLELTAAGRNTYRELTMLACSYSEEVASLLGQDGLQALSSGLTAVEAAMVTPRH from the coding sequence ATGGATACCGGCCAATTCGATCTCGAGCAGTTCCTGCCCTTTCGCCTAAACCGCGCCGCGGAATTCATCGCGCTGCGCTTTGCGGCGGCCTATAAGGCCAAATATGGCCTGACGCGGCCGGAATGGCGCACGCTCGCAGCACTCGGCAGCTCCGGGCGCATGACGGCGAAGGAGGTGGGTGTTCATTCGACCATGCACAAGACCAAGGTCAGTCGCGCGGTTTTTTCGCTTGAGAAACGCCGCTGGCTAAAGCGGGCGCAGCATGAGGATGACCGCCGTGTCGAACATCTGGAACTGACGGCTGCGGGGCGAAATACCTATCGCGAACTGACCATGCTTGCCTGCAGCTATTCGGAGGAAGTGGCGTCGCTTCTCGGACAAGACGGCCTGCAGGCGCTTTCCTCCGGCCTCACCGCCGTTGAGGCCGCCATGGTGACACCGCGTCATTAG
- the hmgA gene encoding homogentisate 1,2-dioxygenase, with translation MLEKTRSTAADAVVNNPQYMPGFGNDFETESLPGALPQGQNSPQKCNYGLYAEQLSGSPFTAPRGTNERSWLYRIRPSVRHTGRFSNASYPLWKSSPCLDDHTLPLGQLRWSPIPAPAEELNFLAGIRTMTAAGDVMTQTGMAAHAYVFNADMIDDYFFNADGELLVVPQLGAIRVFTEMGIIDVEPLEICLIPRGMMFKVSRLGDGSEWRGYICENYGAKFTLPDRGPIGANCLANPRDFKTPVAVYEDKETPCRLHVKWCGKFYVTEIGHSPLDVVAWHGNYAPFKYDLQTFAPVGAILFDHPDPSIFTVLTAPSGEEGTANVDFVIFPPRWLVAEHTFRPPWYHRNIMSEFMGLIHGQYDAKAEGFVPGGMSLHNMMLPHGPDSTGFENASNVELKPVKLDHTMAFMFETRYPQQLTRYAAELETLQDDYLECWDGLKRKFDGTAGIK, from the coding sequence ATGCTGGAGAAGACGAGGAGCACGGCTGCCGATGCGGTCGTAAATAACCCGCAATACATGCCGGGCTTTGGCAATGATTTCGAGACGGAGTCCTTGCCCGGCGCTCTGCCGCAGGGCCAGAACAGCCCGCAGAAATGCAATTACGGGCTTTATGCCGAACAACTGTCGGGCTCGCCCTTTACCGCACCGCGCGGCACCAACGAACGCTCCTGGCTCTACCGCATTCGCCCGAGCGTGCGCCACACGGGCCGCTTTTCCAACGCCAGTTATCCCCTCTGGAAATCGTCGCCGTGTCTCGACGATCATACGTTGCCGCTCGGCCAGCTGCGCTGGAGCCCGATCCCGGCGCCTGCGGAAGAGCTCAACTTCCTCGCCGGCATCCGCACGATGACGGCGGCCGGCGATGTCATGACCCAGACCGGCATGGCGGCCCATGCCTATGTCTTCAATGCCGACATGATCGATGATTATTTCTTCAATGCAGACGGGGAACTGCTGGTCGTGCCGCAGCTCGGCGCCATCCGCGTCTTCACCGAAATGGGCATCATCGATGTCGAGCCCTTGGAGATTTGCCTCATTCCGCGCGGCATGATGTTCAAGGTATCCCGTCTCGGCGACGGATCCGAATGGCGTGGCTATATCTGCGAGAACTACGGCGCCAAGTTCACGTTGCCGGATCGCGGGCCGATCGGCGCCAATTGCCTTGCCAATCCGCGCGACTTCAAGACGCCGGTCGCCGTCTACGAAGACAAGGAAACGCCGTGCCGCCTGCACGTCAAATGGTGCGGCAAGTTCTATGTGACCGAGATCGGCCATTCGCCGCTCGACGTCGTGGCCTGGCACGGCAACTATGCGCCGTTCAAATACGACCTGCAGACTTTCGCGCCGGTCGGCGCAATCCTCTTCGACCATCCGGATCCGTCGATCTTCACGGTTCTGACGGCGCCTTCGGGCGAAGAAGGGACCGCCAATGTCGACTTTGTCATCTTTCCGCCGCGCTGGCTGGTGGCCGAACACACATTCCGCCCGCCCTGGTATCACCGCAACATCATGAGCGAGTTCATGGGGCTCATCCATGGTCAGTACGACGCCAAGGCGGAGGGTTTCGTCCCGGGCGGGATGAGCCTGCACAACATGATGCTGCCGCATGGGCCGGATTCGACGGGTTTTGAAAACGCGTCCAACGTCGAGCTGAAACCCGTGAAGCTTGACCATACGATGGCCTTCATGTTCGAGACCCGCTATCCGCAGCAGCTGACACGGTACGCAGCCGAGCTTGAGACGCTGCAGGACGACTACCTCGAATGCTGGGATGGCCTAAAACGCAAATTCGACGGAACAGCCGGTATCAAGTGA
- the maiA gene encoding maleylacetoacetate isomerase, protein MVSDTVLFDYWRSSASYRVRIALNMLAIPYRTVAIDLLATEHRQPAHLARNPQGLVPVLLIDGETLTQSLAIIEYLSETRPNTGLLPPDALGRQRVRALSYAIAMDIHPICNLSVVSHIMQQSDDPDAARLAWMGKFIRDGLNAFELMLDRPETGEFCHKDQPTMAELCLVPQIYNARRWSVDLSAYPRATAIAEKCERLPAFAAAHPDRAARSSSAAG, encoded by the coding sequence ATGGTGAGTGATACGGTTCTGTTCGACTACTGGCGCTCTTCTGCAAGCTACCGTGTCCGGATCGCGCTCAACATGCTGGCGATCCCCTATCGGACCGTTGCCATCGATCTTCTGGCCACGGAGCACAGGCAGCCGGCTCATCTCGCGCGAAATCCACAGGGACTGGTGCCTGTACTCCTTATCGATGGCGAGACACTGACCCAGTCGCTCGCGATCATCGAATATCTTTCGGAAACACGGCCGAATACGGGGCTTCTGCCCCCAGACGCGCTGGGCCGCCAACGTGTCAGGGCCCTTTCCTACGCCATCGCAATGGACATACATCCCATCTGCAATCTGAGCGTCGTTTCCCACATCATGCAGCAATCGGACGATCCCGACGCCGCCCGGCTGGCATGGATGGGCAAGTTCATCCGGGACGGTCTTAACGCTTTCGAGCTAATGCTGGACAGGCCGGAAACCGGCGAATTCTGCCATAAAGACCAGCCCACCATGGCTGAGCTCTGCCTCGTGCCGCAGATCTATAATGCCCGGCGGTGGAGTGTCGATCTTTCCGCCTATCCGCGCGCTACGGCGATTGCAGAAAAATGCGAACGGCTGCCGGCCTTTGCTGCGGCTCATCCCGATCGGGCGGCACGATCGAGCTCCGCAGCTGGATAA